In Oncorhynchus nerka isolate Pitt River linkage group LG26, Oner_Uvic_2.0, whole genome shotgun sequence, one DNA window encodes the following:
- the LOC135564780 gene encoding LOW QUALITY PROTEIN: nuclear distribution protein nudE-like 1-B (The sequence of the model RefSeq protein was modified relative to this genomic sequence to represent the inferred CDS: inserted 1 base in 1 codon) encodes MDTDMIPTFTSKDQEIDYWKALSLKYKNSYHEAQEELLEFQEGSTELEAELEAQLGXFQDLHSKDWRQDNLKEKLEQQYSQSYKQVSMLEDDLGQTRGIKEQLHKYVRELEQANDDLERAKRTTIVSLEDFEGRLNQAIERNAFLESELDEKESLLVSVQRLKDEARDLRQEMVVRERTADRMSAPSSPTLDMDKMDSAVQASLSLPVTPVGKGMEHPFINPKSSVLTNGCGPGGSPLTPSARISALNIVGDLLRKVGALESKLAACRNFAKDQAVRKTYSTSSSNMITGNGNIINSNATKFSHSLHTTYYDKTAVNGLDPSTLSALASPRTVSPPGMLPLTV; translated from the exons TTACCATGAGGCGCAGGAGGAGCTGCTGGAGTTCCAGGAAGGGAGCA cagagctggaggcagagtTAGAGGCCCAGCTGG TGTTCCAGGACCTGCACAGCAAAGACTGGAGGCAGGACAACCTCAAG gagaAGTTGGAGCAGCAGTATTCTCAGAGCTATAagcaggtctccatgttagaggATGACCTGGGACAGACCAGAGGAATCAAGGAACAGCTTCATAAATACGTCAGAGAACTGGAGCAGGCCAACGATGACCTGGAGAGAGCCAAGAG gaCGACCATCGTATCTCTGGAGGACTTTGAGGGTCGTCTGAACCAGGCCATAGAGAGGAATGCCTTCCTGGAGAGTGAGCTGGATGAGAAGGAGTCTCTACTGGTCTCAGTACAGCGACTAAAGGATGAAGCCAGAG ACCTGAGACAGGAGATGGTGGTGAGGGAGAGGACTGCAGACAGAATGTCAGCCCCCAGCTCTCCTACCCTGGACATGGACAAGATGGACTCTGCTGTCCAGGCCTCCCTGTCCCTGCCTGTCACCCCTGTAGGGAAGGGCATGGAACACCCGTTCATCAACCCTAAATCATCAG tgTTAACAAATGGCTGTGGGCCTGGCGGCTCACCTCTGACCCCATCAGCAAGAATCTCTGCTCTTAATATCGTTGGGGACCTTCTTAGAAAAGTGGGG GCGCTGGAGTCCAAGCTAGCTGCATGTAGGAACTTTGCCAAGGACCAGGCGGTGAGGAAAACCTACTCCACGTCGTCCAGCAACATGATCACTGGGAACGGAAACATCATCAACAGCAACGCCACCAAGTTCTCTCACTCACTACACACCACCTACTACGACAAAAC GGCTGTGAATGGACTGGACCCCAGCACCCTGAGTGCCCTGGCGTCGCCCCGGACTGTCTCCCCTCCTGGCATGCTGCCTCTCACCGTTTAG